The following coding sequences are from one Ancylobacter sp. TS-1 window:
- a CDS encoding acyltransferase: MKLVYIQFLRAAAALSVVVFHAIGTGETYLRGQDTEWFGLFRHGDVGVDMFFVVSGFIMFHSCNKPNVDPWLFIAHRIRRIVPIYWVLTAAFLFIGFLSPAIFRSLSWMDGGFILSSFFFMSFLFDRMPIIYVGWSLEYEMLFYFLIFFCMLAVPRFIWVSIAVLFAVGVAAGTMLDPGEKTWVLMFLTRSYLLEFVYGVSVAMWLEQRRVPGIILVAILGATALVFFDNPWNSLIVAGIPASLIIWAAVMLNRRWPDIGPVGRCLGFLGDASYSLYLVQVFTIPAVFKVVLKTMPALSLDLAIALATLVTLAAGVLAYALMERPLMAVTGRLIFRQRQRAGV; encoded by the coding sequence ATGAAGCTTGTCTATATCCAGTTCCTGCGAGCGGCGGCCGCGCTTTCCGTCGTCGTTTTTCATGCGATAGGTACAGGCGAAACCTACCTGCGAGGGCAGGACACGGAGTGGTTCGGCCTGTTTCGACATGGTGACGTCGGCGTCGATATGTTCTTCGTCGTCTCCGGCTTCATCATGTTTCATTCGTGCAACAAGCCGAATGTCGATCCGTGGCTGTTCATTGCGCACCGAATCCGCCGGATTGTTCCGATTTACTGGGTGCTGACGGCGGCCTTCCTGTTCATCGGCTTTCTGTCTCCAGCTATCTTCCGGTCGCTGTCGTGGATGGATGGCGGGTTCATCTTGTCGTCGTTCTTCTTCATGTCGTTCCTGTTCGACCGCATGCCGATCATCTATGTCGGCTGGTCGCTCGAATATGAGATGCTGTTCTATTTCCTCATCTTCTTCTGCATGCTGGCGGTTCCCCGATTCATCTGGGTGAGCATAGCGGTGTTGTTCGCCGTAGGCGTCGCGGCGGGGACCATGCTGGATCCCGGCGAGAAGACCTGGGTGCTCATGTTCCTGACGCGCTCCTATCTGCTCGAATTCGTCTATGGCGTGAGCGTCGCGATGTGGCTGGAGCAGCGCCGGGTCCCGGGCATCATCCTGGTCGCCATTCTCGGGGCGACGGCGCTCGTTTTCTTCGACAATCCCTGGAATTCGCTCATCGTCGCGGGCATACCGGCGTCGCTGATCATTTGGGCGGCGGTGATGCTCAATCGTCGCTGGCCGGATATCGGGCCGGTCGGCCGTTGCCTCGGCTTCCTCGGCGACGCTTCCTATTCGCTCTACCTGGTGCAGGTCTTCACGATACCGGCCGTGTTCAAGGTCGTCCTGAAGACGATGCCGGCACTATCCCTCGATCTCGCGATAGCCCTCGCCACGCTCGTCACCCTCGCAGCCGGGGTGCTGGCCTATGCGCTCATGGAGCGGCCGTTGATGGCCGTCACGGGTCGTCTCATCTTCCGCCAGAGGCAGCGGGCGGGCGTGTGA
- a CDS encoding alanyl-tRNA editing protein, producing the protein MATILLFRDDAYQKETTAVVTELTAEGGIVTDRTVFYASAGGQPGDRGVLVRADGREIAIETAIYGPSKVDVVHVPAAGTELPEPGEAVTLRLDWPTRHKRMRMHTALHLLSVALPYPVTGGSIGEEESRLDFDIPDAGLDKDAITAKVAEMIATGAKVSERWITDEELDANPGLVKTLSVKPPRGTGRVRLVEIAGIDLQPCGGTHVRSLDEIGAVQVTKIEKKGQQNRRVRLAWA; encoded by the coding sequence ATGGCAACGATCCTGCTCTTCCGCGACGACGCCTACCAGAAGGAGACGACCGCCGTCGTCACCGAGCTGACGGCGGAAGGCGGCATCGTCACCGACCGCACCGTGTTCTACGCCTCCGCCGGCGGGCAGCCGGGCGACCGCGGCGTGCTGGTGCGGGCGGATGGCCGCGAGATCGCCATCGAAACCGCCATTTACGGGCCGTCCAAGGTCGACGTCGTCCATGTGCCGGCGGCCGGCACGGAGTTGCCCGAGCCCGGCGAGGCGGTGACGCTGCGCCTCGACTGGCCGACCCGCCACAAGCGCATGCGCATGCACACGGCGCTGCACCTGCTCTCGGTCGCCCTGCCCTACCCGGTAACGGGCGGTTCCATCGGCGAGGAGGAGAGCCGGCTCGACTTCGACATTCCCGACGCCGGGCTCGACAAGGACGCGATCACCGCGAAGGTGGCGGAAATGATCGCCACCGGCGCGAAGGTGTCGGAACGCTGGATCACCGACGAGGAGCTGGACGCCAATCCGGGGCTGGTGAAGACCCTTTCGGTCAAGCCACCGCGCGGCACCGGGCGCGTGCGCCTCGTCGAGATCGCCGGGATCGACCTGCAGCCCTGCGGCGGCACGCATGTGCGCTCGCTCGACGAGATCGGCGCGGTGCAGGTGACGAAGATCGAGAAGAAGGGCCAGCAGAACCGCCGCGTGCGGCTGGCCTGGGCCTGA
- a CDS encoding amino acid ABC transporter ATP-binding protein, translating into MSDTHSIVPSDELPAVHTAPSREVAVELVGVHKWYGEFHVLKDINLRVHRGERIVICGPSGSGKSTMIRCINRLEEHQQGSIVVDGIELTNDLKRIDEIRREVGMCFQHFNLFPHLTILENCTLAPIWVRKMPKRDAEELAMHFLKKVKIPEQANKYPGQLSGGQQQRVAIARALCMKPKIMLFDEPTSALDPEMVKEVLETMVSLAEEGMTMLCVTHEMGFARQVANRVIFMDAGQIIEANEPNAFFSNPQHERTKLFLSQILH; encoded by the coding sequence ATGTCGGATACCCATTCGATCGTGCCGAGCGACGAGCTCCCCGCAGTGCACACGGCGCCGAGCCGGGAAGTCGCCGTCGAGCTGGTCGGCGTACACAAGTGGTACGGCGAGTTCCACGTGCTCAAGGACATCAATCTGCGCGTTCACCGCGGTGAACGCATCGTCATCTGCGGCCCGTCCGGCTCGGGCAAATCGACCATGATCCGCTGCATCAACCGGCTGGAGGAGCACCAGCAGGGCTCCATCGTCGTCGACGGCATCGAGCTGACCAACGATCTCAAGCGGATCGACGAGATCCGCCGCGAGGTCGGCATGTGCTTCCAGCACTTCAATCTGTTCCCGCACCTCACCATCCTCGAGAACTGCACGCTGGCGCCGATCTGGGTTCGCAAGATGCCCAAGCGCGACGCCGAGGAACTGGCGATGCACTTCCTCAAGAAGGTGAAGATTCCCGAGCAGGCCAACAAATATCCCGGTCAGCTCTCGGGCGGCCAGCAGCAGCGCGTGGCGATTGCCCGCGCCCTGTGCATGAAGCCCAAGATCATGCTGTTCGACGAGCCGACCTCCGCCCTCGACCCCGAGATGGTCAAGGAGGTTCTGGAGACCATGGTGAGCCTCGCCGAGGAAGGCATGACCATGCTGTGCGTGACCCATGAGATGGGCTTCGCGCGGCAGGTCGCCAACCGGGTGATCTTCATGGATGCCGGTCAGATCATCGAGGCGAACGAGCCGAACGCGTTCTTCTCGAACCCGCAGCACGAGCGCACCAAGCTGTTCCTGAGCCAGATCCTGCACTAA
- a CDS encoding cysteine synthase A yields MDIRNGLVEAIGNTPLIKLQHASQATGCTILGKAEFLNPGQSVKDRAALFIIQDAVARGELRPGGVIVEGTAGNTGIGLALVGNALGFRSVIVIPETQSQEKKDMLRLAGATLVEVPAAAYANPNNYVKVSGRLAEALAASEPNGAVWANQFDNVANRQAHIETTGPEIWAQTGGKVDGFVSAVGTGGTLAGTAIALKARNPAIRIALADPFGAALYSYYTTGVLKSEGSSITEGIGQGRITANLEGAPIDTAYQIPDAEAVQIVFDLLEHEGLCLGSSSGINIAGAIRLARELGPGHTIVTVLCDFGTRYQSKLFNPAFLREKGLPVPGWLERSVDIPNVLV; encoded by the coding sequence ATGGACATCCGCAACGGTCTCGTCGAGGCGATCGGCAATACGCCGCTCATCAAGCTCCAGCACGCCTCGCAGGCCACCGGCTGCACGATTCTCGGCAAGGCCGAGTTCCTCAATCCCGGCCAGTCGGTGAAGGATCGCGCCGCGCTTTTCATCATCCAGGACGCGGTGGCGCGCGGCGAGCTGCGCCCCGGCGGCGTCATCGTCGAGGGCACGGCGGGCAATACCGGCATCGGCCTCGCCCTCGTCGGCAACGCACTCGGCTTCCGCTCGGTGATCGTCATCCCCGAGACGCAGAGCCAGGAAAAGAAGGACATGCTGCGGCTCGCCGGCGCCACGCTGGTCGAGGTTCCGGCGGCCGCCTACGCCAATCCGAACAACTATGTGAAGGTCTCGGGCCGCCTTGCCGAGGCGCTGGCGGCGAGCGAGCCGAACGGCGCGGTGTGGGCCAACCAGTTCGACAACGTCGCCAACCGGCAGGCGCATATCGAGACCACCGGCCCGGAGATCTGGGCGCAGACCGGCGGCAAAGTCGACGGCTTCGTCTCGGCGGTCGGCACCGGCGGCACGCTGGCGGGCACCGCGATTGCGCTCAAGGCCCGCAACCCGGCGATCCGCATCGCTCTGGCCGACCCCTTCGGCGCGGCGCTCTACAGCTACTACACGACCGGCGTGCTCAAGTCGGAAGGCTCCTCCATCACCGAGGGCATCGGCCAGGGCCGCATCACCGCCAATCTGGAGGGCGCGCCGATCGACACGGCCTACCAGATTCCGGACGCCGAGGCGGTGCAGATCGTGTTCGACCTGCTGGAGCATGAGGGACTGTGCCTCGGGAGTTCGTCGGGCATCAACATTGCCGGCGCCATCCGTCTCGCCCGGGAGCTTGGCCCCGGCCATACCATCGTCACCGTGCTTTGCGATTTCGGCACGCGCTACCAGTCGAAGCTCTTCAACCCCGCCTTCCTGCGCGAGAAGGGCCTGCCCGTGCCGGGCTGGCTGGAGCGCAGCGTGGACATTCCGAACGTGCTGGTCTGA
- the sseA gene encoding 3-mercaptopyruvate sulfurtransferase, with protein sequence MTDNNRFVSTDWLAAHLGEPGLAIVDGSWHMPASGRKAREEYRAAHIPGAVFFDVDAVSDASSGLPHMLPGEAQFAQAAGALGLTNDSTIVVYDSVGLFSAARVWWTLRAFGAKNVFVLDGGLPKWLAEGRPTEAGDAAPAPATFAARLDRSLVAGMADVAAASIDGTAQVLDARSAERFSGDAPDPRPGVRPGHIPGARNLPFNAVVKDGRLADPATIRAAVEAAGIDTDRPVITSCGSGVTAAILWLALDAIGTPPAALYDGSWSEWGASDQPAAIGPA encoded by the coding sequence ATGACCGACAATAACCGTTTTGTCTCGACCGACTGGCTCGCCGCACATCTGGGCGAGCCCGGCCTCGCCATCGTCGACGGCTCGTGGCACATGCCGGCCAGCGGCCGCAAGGCGCGCGAGGAATACCGCGCCGCCCACATACCGGGCGCGGTGTTCTTCGACGTCGACGCCGTCTCCGACGCGTCGAGCGGCCTGCCGCACATGCTGCCGGGTGAGGCGCAGTTCGCGCAGGCCGCCGGTGCGCTCGGGCTGACCAATGACTCCACCATCGTCGTCTACGATTCCGTCGGCCTGTTCTCGGCCGCGCGCGTGTGGTGGACCCTACGCGCCTTCGGGGCCAAGAACGTCTTCGTGCTGGATGGCGGCCTGCCCAAATGGCTTGCCGAGGGCCGCCCGACCGAGGCCGGGGATGCCGCGCCGGCGCCCGCGACCTTCGCCGCCCGGCTCGACCGTTCCCTCGTCGCCGGCATGGCCGATGTCGCGGCGGCCAGCATCGACGGCACGGCGCAGGTGCTCGACGCCCGCTCGGCCGAACGTTTCAGCGGTGACGCGCCAGATCCGCGTCCGGGCGTGCGCCCGGGCCACATTCCCGGTGCCCGCAACCTGCCCTTCAACGCGGTGGTGAAGGACGGCCGGCTCGCCGACCCGGCAACGATCCGCGCCGCCGTCGAGGCGGCCGGCATCGACACCGACCGCCCCGTCATCACGAGTTGCGGATCGGGCGTGACCGCCGCCATCCTCTGGCTGGCGCTGGACGCCATCGGCACGCCGCCCGCCGCGCTCTATGACGGCTCATGGTCCGAATGGGGCGCCTCCGACCAGCCGGCGGCCATCGGTCCCGCCTGA